The following coding sequences are from one Candidatus Nitrohelix vancouverensis window:
- a CDS encoding DUF1566 domain-containing protein, which produces MTQFIDNQNDTITDSISGLTWLKKDSRQVTGKWMHLEKARKFAEEQSGSQVGGFNDWRVPTLEDVKTIYNKEFSNRDFGNNEIFIPEEFEKGCADCTWTDTVNGERAMMFSLVKGRSSWINKFGEGPFAVRLVRGERKS; this is translated from the coding sequence ATGACTCAATTCATCGACAATCAAAACGATACCATCACCGATTCCATTTCAGGCCTGACCTGGCTAAAAAAAGATTCCCGACAAGTCACCGGAAAATGGATGCACCTTGAAAAAGCCAGAAAGTTTGCAGAGGAGCAAAGTGGATCGCAAGTGGGAGGCTTCAATGACTGGCGAGTGCCAACTCTGGAGGACGTTAAAACGATTTACAATAAGGAATTCAGCAACCGGGACTTTGGCAACAATGAAATCTTTATCCCCGAGGAATTTGAAAAGGGCTGCGCAGACTGCACCTGGACCGACACCGTGAACGGAGAACGCGCCATGATGTTCAGCCTGGTTAAAGGTCGATCCAGCTGGATCAATAAATTTGGCGAAGGGCCTTTTGCAGTACGCTTGGTCAGAG